The following proteins are encoded in a genomic region of Streptomyces gobiensis:
- a CDS encoding glycosyltransferase, giving the protein MKIAFLLDNAYGIGGTIRSTVNLSQALADRHTIEVVSMRQSRDEPTLRFDPRVTMRSLIDLRGDSPTYDGKDPLYRQPSQRFTEGADHFERGISTRLGDIRVAAYLHDTDADVVIATRPKLNDYLAAYGSDRYLRIGQEHLIRQLHAKHVRAHQDAAIPQLDAFVTVSYADAADYRAALPEATAAGTLIEGVPNAVPAPDVQPSDGQSKLIVAAGRLIKVKRYDRLLRAFALVAERHPDWQLRLYGRGRLQPELRKTLDSLGLYDRAFLMGAHSPIETEWAKGAIAAVSSNAESFGMTLVEAMHCGVPVVSTDCPHGPREIITSGREGLLAPLGKEEYSVRAFADALLQLIENPGLRQRMGQAALRRSARYAPERIAGEYEELIEKLSAGRPRVTGRPAGQSAMAPAPPAGAVPAPPPQQTPSRRPLLRRLLPRRPLTRRPLTLRRVAAPAARAVLRRLRRFRSGEAAALPRQYARVLVTGDGALAVRLRAEPLPGGESALLLRARHDKAAAPVRVPLPPREEAVDGWVEVRLDHAAHRLPEARWDIFLEHATGRGRKPRRTRVRSELVETARLLSLPVPLDGDGALVPWVPYTTNDGYLALRTWHRTRHAEVTSIELGEHAFTLRAELYGQAERPEGTEVALVAAPRTNPKHGFEVPGRLMTEPESGAARVSAAVELPYDLPGGFGSRAAEEVWDLWLRPGGPKTPRVRLGRLRGDLSDRKKTDVVPKVRLGESETGLWLFFTLSNNVALELKPLPREADSGPVSVFERPGQDLRAKA; this is encoded by the coding sequence ATGAAGATCGCTTTCCTGCTGGACAATGCCTACGGAATCGGCGGGACCATCCGGTCGACGGTGAATCTCTCCCAGGCGCTGGCTGATCGGCACACCATCGAGGTGGTCAGCATGCGCCAGTCCCGGGACGAGCCAACTCTCCGCTTCGACCCCCGTGTCACCATGCGGTCCCTGATCGACCTGCGTGGCGACTCCCCGACGTACGACGGCAAGGACCCGCTCTACCGTCAGCCCAGCCAGCGCTTCACCGAGGGGGCCGACCACTTCGAGCGCGGCATCTCCACCCGCCTGGGCGATATCCGGGTGGCGGCGTATCTGCATGACACCGACGCGGATGTGGTGATCGCCACCCGCCCCAAGCTCAATGACTATCTGGCGGCCTACGGCAGCGACCGCTATCTGCGCATCGGCCAGGAGCACCTCATCCGCCAGCTGCACGCCAAGCATGTCCGCGCCCATCAGGACGCGGCCATCCCGCAGCTGGACGCCTTCGTCACCGTCTCCTATGCCGACGCCGCCGACTACCGTGCCGCGCTCCCCGAAGCCACGGCGGCCGGCACCCTCATCGAGGGTGTCCCCAACGCCGTGCCCGCGCCGGATGTGCAGCCCTCCGACGGTCAGAGCAAGCTGATTGTCGCCGCCGGGCGGCTGATCAAGGTCAAGCGCTACGACCGGCTGCTGCGCGCCTTCGCCCTGGTGGCCGAGCGCCACCCGGACTGGCAGCTGCGGCTGTACGGGCGGGGAAGGCTGCAGCCCGAGCTGCGCAAGACACTCGACAGCCTCGGCCTTTACGACCGCGCCTTCCTCATGGGCGCCCACTCCCCCATCGAGACCGAGTGGGCCAAGGGCGCTATCGCCGCCGTCTCCTCCAACGCCGAGTCCTTCGGTATGACGCTGGTTGAGGCCATGCACTGCGGGGTGCCGGTCGTGAGCACCGACTGTCCGCACGGACCGAGGGAGATCATCACCAGCGGCCGGGAAGGACTGCTCGCACCGCTGGGCAAGGAGGAGTACAGCGTCCGTGCCTTCGCGGACGCGCTGCTGCAGCTCATCGAGAACCCCGGGCTGCGCCAGCGGATGGGCCAGGCCGCGCTGCGCCGGAGCGCACGGTACGCGCCGGAACGCATCGCCGGGGAGTACGAGGAACTGATCGAGAAGCTCAGCGCGGGGCGGCCCCGGGTGACGGGCCGCCCGGCGGGCCAGAGCGCGATGGCGCCCGCACCGCCCGCCGGAGCGGTGCCCGCGCCGCCACCTCAGCAGACACCTTCCCGCCGCCCGCTCCTCCGCCGCCTGCTGCCCCGCCGCCCGCTCACCCGCCGCCCCCTCACCCTGCGCCGTGTCGCCGCTCCCGCCGCCCGTGCCGTGCTGCGGCGGCTGCGCAGGTTCCGCTCCGGGGAGGCCGCGGCGCTGCCCCGGCAGTACGCCCGCGTCCTGGTCACCGGGGATGGTGCCCTCGCCGTACGGCTGCGTGCGGAGCCGCTGCCGGGGGGCGAGTCGGCCCTGCTGCTGCGCGCTCGGCACGACAAGGCGGCCGCGCCGGTGCGTGTCCCGCTGCCGCCGCGCGAGGAGGCTGTGGACGGCTGGGTCGAGGTACGGCTGGACCACGCCGCGCACCGGCTGCCGGAGGCGCGCTGGGACATCTTTCTGGAGCACGCCACGGGCCGCGGACGTAAGCCCAGGCGCACCCGCGTCCGCTCCGAACTGGTCGAAACCGCCCGGCTGCTGTCCCTCCCCGTCCCGCTCGACGGTGACGGCGCCCTGGTGCCCTGGGTGCCGTACACCACCAACGACGGCTATCTGGCCCTGCGTACGTGGCATCGCACCCGCCATGCCGAGGTCACCTCGATCGAGCTGGGGGAGCATGCCTTCACCCTGCGGGCGGAGCTGTACGGGCAGGCCGAGCGCCCGGAGGGCACGGAGGTCGCCTTGGTCGCGGCGCCGCGTACGAACCCCAAGCACGGCTTCGAGGTTCCGGGCCGCCTCATGACGGAGCCGGAGTCCGGTGCCGCCCGCGTCTCGGCCGCTGTTGAGCTGCCCTACGACCTGCCGGGCGGGTTCGGCTCCCGCGCCGCGGAGGAGGTCTGGGATCTGTGGCTCAGGCCCGGCGGCCCGAAGACACCGCGGGTACGGCTGGGACGGCTCCGCGGGGACCTCTCCGACCGTAAGAAGACCGATGTTGTGCCGAAGGTGCGGCTGGGCGAGAGCGAGACCGGGCTGTGGCTCTTCTTCACCCTCAGCAACAACGTGGCTCTGGAGCTCAAGCCACTGCCCCGGGAGGCTGACTCAGGGCCCGTTTCCGTCTTCGAGCGCCCCGGCCAGGACCTGCGGGCCAAGGCTTAG
- a CDS encoding glycosyltransferase family 2 protein: MSHIASVVIIAYNDTEHVRAAVRSALAQGPAVAEVIAVDDASTDGTGELLDTLARQEPRLRVIHRKVNSGGCGSPRNDGIRAATAPYVMFLDSDDVLPQGAVQALLDAAQRHDAPVAAGACVRRELPSGSDTGWQRGLFLQEAVYASPGDHPRLVRDTLCVNKLYARSFLTEHAITFPEGAFRYEDFVFTAQVLAAAERMVIIPDTVYIWHVRRAAARPSISLDRSGISNWLDRLTAHRRAVEVFEDAGATLLAHAARVKFLDHDLRMYVRELTSRGSDYQHHWWRAARDHLAAFDETDLRAARGPGRWLARVIMASPAPRDLPRMAELAARPARLLPPYAAVDGRPVWADDLPQVELDQLSGKPLHRLPITVEAELTGGARSRLRVRVHDVYGRLAEAGVLSLDIEMRHRDDGRLGQIRSATLRAEADGWTAGLLLDLNTLAADSPAGDGGALDVWDLYARIRCRGGRSRYTAVRPTGAGLRRTAVPSRRHGLLLVQPYLTNRGSLALRIAPGLRGATEVFTRKVRRLATAR; encoded by the coding sequence ATGTCGCACATCGCGAGCGTAGTGATCATTGCCTATAACGACACCGAGCATGTCCGGGCGGCGGTGCGCTCGGCACTGGCGCAGGGGCCAGCGGTGGCCGAAGTCATCGCGGTCGACGACGCCTCCACGGACGGTACCGGTGAGCTCCTGGACACCCTGGCCCGGCAGGAGCCACGGCTGCGGGTGATCCACCGCAAGGTGAACAGCGGTGGCTGCGGCAGCCCGCGCAATGACGGAATACGTGCGGCGACCGCTCCCTATGTGATGTTTCTGGACAGCGACGATGTGCTTCCCCAGGGCGCCGTCCAGGCGCTCCTCGACGCCGCCCAGCGGCATGACGCACCCGTGGCCGCGGGTGCCTGCGTACGGCGCGAACTGCCCAGCGGCAGCGACACCGGCTGGCAACGGGGGCTCTTCCTCCAGGAGGCCGTCTACGCATCACCGGGCGACCACCCCCGGCTGGTACGCGACACCCTCTGTGTCAACAAGCTCTACGCCCGCTCCTTTCTGACCGAGCACGCCATCACGTTTCCCGAAGGCGCCTTCCGCTACGAGGACTTCGTCTTCACCGCCCAGGTGCTTGCCGCCGCCGAGCGGATGGTGATCATCCCGGACACCGTCTACATCTGGCATGTGCGCCGGGCGGCCGCGCGCCCCTCGATATCCCTCGACCGGAGCGGGATATCGAACTGGCTCGACCGGCTCACCGCACACCGCCGGGCCGTTGAGGTCTTCGAGGATGCGGGCGCCACACTGCTGGCACACGCCGCACGGGTGAAGTTCCTCGACCACGACCTGCGGATGTACGTCCGTGAGCTCACCTCACGCGGCAGCGACTACCAGCACCACTGGTGGCGGGCCGCCCGCGACCACCTCGCCGCCTTCGACGAGACGGACCTGCGCGCCGCCCGCGGACCGGGCCGCTGGCTGGCCCGGGTCATCATGGCCTCCCCGGCTCCCCGGGATCTGCCCCGGATGGCCGAGCTGGCCGCCCGCCCCGCCCGGCTGCTGCCGCCGTACGCCGCCGTCGACGGCCGCCCCGTATGGGCCGATGATCTGCCACAGGTTGAGCTCGACCAGCTCAGCGGCAAGCCACTGCACCGGCTGCCGATCACCGTGGAGGCCGAGCTGACCGGCGGCGCCCGGTCCCGGCTGCGGGTACGGGTGCACGATGTGTACGGACGGCTGGCCGAGGCCGGGGTGCTCTCCCTCGACATCGAGATGCGGCACCGCGACGACGGCCGGCTGGGCCAGATCCGCAGTGCCACCCTGAGAGCCGAGGCCGACGGCTGGACCGCGGGACTGCTGCTCGATCTGAACACCCTGGCCGCCGACTCCCCGGCGGGCGACGGCGGTGCGCTGGACGTCTGGGATCTCTACGCCCGGATCCGTTGCCGGGGCGGCCGCTCCCGCTACACCGCGGTCCGGCCCACCGGCGCCGGGCTGCGCCGCACCGCCGTGCCCAGCCGCCGCCACGGCCTGCTGCTGGTCCAGCCCTATCTGACGAACCGGGGCTCCCTGGCCCTCCGTATCGCACCGGGCCTGCGCGGCGCCACGGAGGTCTTCACCCGAAAGGTCCGGCGACTGGCCACCGCACGGTGA